taataattcattaccttttttagttttataattcaTGATGGGttggtttaaaatttatttcacacTCCTAGACAGCTCATTCACTTTTGAAAAGTCTGTGTAGGTGGGTTATAACttgcatatttttaataaatgttttgGCAATAGGCATGTAAAAATTGGCACTTCAATGCAACACTTCAGAAATGCCAATGCTAAATGACATTTTGTTTGTTATATAAAACGAGTTATCTGCTTTTGACgtcaaacaaaattatatacatatacagATTCAAAGAAATAAAGTCAACACCgtttcatattttgttttcaccactttgttattttttacaCATATTAAATGTCCcgtattatcttttatttttaagtgagttcattcatataaaaaatagataacaaTCAATAAATCAAGATTTTAATAATCATCTACTGataataacaatttaaaatagttttacattattattgaatcacatataattaataatgtgacttttaaaataattatcataaaaaataataaatttattttatttgatgagttataattagataatgatataaaattatttttcattataagtTGATAATCTAGTTTCTCATAAATCAAAGCAAGTTAATTAGatttactaaaataatattagttcccataaaatttttaattacggtttaaaacttaaaaaagacTTACTCACGCTTAACATTCAACTATGCTTAATTTCTTATACCTATTTAtttagagtttgtttttattacACAGTTTATAGTTTGTTTACTTTAATgaatctttttctgtttttattttttttgttttgttttcaatctaatttatttaaataaaatagttaaCATCCAATGAGTATAGTTGAACTGATTATGGAGAATAATATGAGTTTGATTCCACATAATAAACTCTTGTGATGGGATGTAGAGCCTTAAGCATGACTAGATTTTGAACTAAGTGATTATGgttgttaacaaaaaaaatagttagcTTGAAGCATTTTAGGACTTTTTTTTCAATGAAACCATTTTtgggtttttctttttcatttactaTCACTTCCGTTTGTCCTTTTTCatctatatttataaattaaatttaaatattttcaaaagaaattattagtaataaaaaaccagctttttataaaaaataatttttctttatcataaatttaagatttatatgttaaaaatatttatttatataattaggcATATGTATTAGCTGAtacaaaattatcttattttaattagagATTTTGAGTTTGACTCTTaacatgtaacttttttttatcttaatcctCTGGTTCATTAGAGAAAATAACTTAGGACTCATTTAGACGTTGGATTAAAATGTAAGTAAAATTTAACTAATGATTATTTTCACTTAAGATTGAATTCAAATAATACTCAAACGATTCAACCTTTACTTCAACACATTAACAATTCgtgtctaatttatttattactctCAATCCATATGTAACTATGTCAAATAGTGAGAGAGAAAAATTCTCCTGCCACCTTGGTCATACCAAGCTCAAACAGAATGATCTCTGTTAGAAGATATAACTATAGTCTatcaaaatattcatttattatgaactttaaaattaatataatttgtatatttaaaattatttatttattataaatttatatataaaaataaaaacatttacccTATGCATTACATATGCTAAAATACTAGTTACCACGATGAtacctatttttatttaatttattgttctaaaaatattatataggaaatagtgattttttttcactatttcctatataaatttttaaaataaaaaacaaagtgaaaaaatataaatataattttgtaaaggataaatatatttttagtaattttaaataagacattgtttaattttagtctctgaaaaataaatattctccttttaatttctcatttttgaaaatatgggcattgttcatcacaaaaacattttcttttgattcttcgtttataaaaacaaagacgatatataatatattttcatagaTGAGATTGAAAATGAGATCATTAATATTCTATTATGCTACGtgagattaaaaataaacatttcgtcatttataaaaactaaaaacatatttattatttaatatccaACCATATCTTTAGTTAATTAAGTGGATGATGGTCgtggtttgaaaaaaaattatttttatattatagaaaaaaaacacgTAACATCAGTGCATAAAGgattttgataataattttcaagggtaagaaaacaatttttcaaaaatactaACTAGTTCCATGTACCAAAGGATTaaggaaataaacaaaaaagaaatcttaAGATCAAAAGGCAAATCTGAACATTTTGtgagaaaaagaagaacaaagaCAAAACTAAAATTAGGAGTAAGTTGCTAAAAATGGCTATTGACAGACATGCTCTCCTCTCATTCTTCCAATTGTCAAGTCTGCTATTACTTTTAGGAGCCAAATTCGGAATCATTAGAATGATGAGTTCAATCTCTTTGCTTCCAACCATCATCTAAAGAAAGAAATCcagcaaaacaaaaattacataaagaaaaaaaaaaaagcaaatatttaaataaataaaaaaagaacaatttacataaaaacaaagacaaggataaaaaattaaaaaaaaagaaaagaaaagaaaagccagTTACTGCTTCCAACCAACCTTTTTGCTTTCCCTGTCAATCCAACAGCACCAGTTTCTTTCAAAATCCGAATGCAACCCATTTCACAGACCCAAATAAGGAGCCAAAATCTGGGGAAAAGAAACAAACTTGGCATTGGGTTTTGGATTTTGATTTTGTCAATTTTCATTccctttgtttaattaatttttctccttctcttctccagaaagaaaaaagaaatgccTTCTTCTCTGAACAACAATGTGCATTGACAACATACACAACACAACaggtattgttattattatttttattattatcattattattttttatcctcacAACATGTTCATCGATGGGTGAAATGAATGAATAGGCCAAAgggtgtttgtttgtttgttgtaGGGTATGTGTGAGGGAGGGTAGAAGGGGCAAAGTTGAAGCCTTTTTGGAGAAGAATGAACAAAGAGCTTACAAGCTTTGTGAAGGCTTGGGAAGCAGCAGTTAGGAAATCAGCAGGTCCAAAGAGGAGGGCTAACAGCATCTTCACACCAATGTCTGTTGCccatgttgatgatgatgatgatgcaaCAAGAAATGTTGTTGGTGAGGTTGAGAAGATTCTCCCCAATGGTGACTTCTACACAGGCCAGTGGCTTGACAACAATGGCCCTCATGGCCAGGGAAAGTATCTGTGGACAGATGGGTGCATGTATGTTGgtgaatggcaaaagggtggCATCATGGGGAAAGGGAGGTTCAGTTGGCCTAGTGGTGCAACCTACGAGGGTGATTTCAAGGGTGGTTATATGGATGGAAAAGGGACTTTCATAGGGTCTTCTGGGGACACCTACAAGGGTTGTTGGGTGATGGAGTTGAGACATGGCCAGGGGACTCAGAGTTACCCCAATGGGGATTTCTATGATGGGGAGTGGAGGAAAGGGTTGCAGAATGGACATGGAAGGTACCAATGGAAGAATGGGAACCATTACATTGGACAATGGAGGAATGGCTTGTTCCATGGGAATGGCACCATGATGTGGAGCAATGGGAATAGGTATGATGGTTGTTGGGAGGAAGGGTTGCCTAAGGGGAATGGAACATTCAGGTGGGGTGGTGATGGGAGTTTCTATGTTGGGGTTTGGAGTAAGGATCCAAAGGAGCAAAATGGGACTTATTACCCTTCTGGCTCTTGTGCTGGCCATTTGGAATGGGATCCTCAGGAGCTGTTCTCTTTGGACTTGGTGGAGTGCAGTGTTTGTGGCCTTGAGAAGGTGGCAATTTACCCTTCACACAAGAGTTTGAACATGTTGGAGGGTGATAATAAGATGTGTAAGAAGGGGACTGATGGGACTGGGAGGACAAGGAGGATGTCAGTGGATGCAAGAATTAGTAATTACAGCTCTGAAGATGGTTCTTATTCATCCTATAATGGCTCAAGGAGTTCTCAGGTGGATAATTCTATTCCAAGAGTGCCACATTTGAGGTTGAAGGCTCCAAAGAGACAGGGAGAGACTATTTCTCAAGGGCATAAGAACTATGAGCTCATGCTTAATCTGCAGCTTGGTATCAGGTACTGATCATAGCTGTTTTCCTGTGAATTATGTTTATTTACTCTCTCTTTTTTGTCTCTGAAAGTTAaacatttaacttttttttttctttttgtttgagtGGTAGACTGATTGATACCTTGTATCTTCTAGGATATGATGATTTAGCTTACTTTAAATGTGTGTCATCCTATGGTTATGGTGCAATGATAATATGGCATTctgaaaaaaacaataatttctttCCATGATTCTAATTTTAACTGCACGGTTATTAATTTTCGTGCCATAGCACAGACATGCTGTTGGAAGACCTGCTCCAAGTACATCTCTTGATTTGAAGTCTTCTGCATTTGATCCTAAAGAAAAAGTGTGGACTAAATTTCCCCCAGAAGGATCTAAGCACACGCCACCTCACCAATCTTGTGAGTTTAGATGGAAAGACTACTGCCCCGTAGTGTTCAGGTAAGGTTTTGATCAAAATCTCAAGACTAAAAGTCCACTGAAATTTTGTTCACCAATTAGGTGAACCGTGCTTTGTATCTGAATCTGCAACCTTTTGAGTGTGCTCTTGTGGAACTGTATCCAGAAGAGTCTCTGACTATTAGAACTTTATTTGTCTATCTTAATTCCTAGATGctgatggtttttttttatctatatatgtAGGGCTCTCAGAAAATTGTTCAAAGTAGATCCTGCTGATTACATGCTATCATTATGTGGGAATGATGCCCTTCGGGAACTCTCTTCCCCTGGAAAAAGTGGAAGCTTCTTTTATTTGACCAATGATGACCGGTACATGATAAAGACCATGAAGAAATCAGAAGTAAAAGTGAGTTCCCTTTTAGTTGGCTTAGTTATAATATAAGCCTTGAGGCTTTGTAATTCTCCTAACCATACACTTTGCTCACCTTGCTTTTCAAGAATTAGAAAGTTTCACCAGTAATCCTGAGTTTTCAGAGAAGTAGTGCAACTATATTGAGCATCATTAAAGAGCAAGAATTACTATGTATTCAGAAAATTTATCTTAAACTTGGCACATTATTGCTCGGTTTGAATAAATAACTCCTTTACAAGTACATATAGAAGAAATAAGAGGgtaaaatgaatcaaacttcTCCCATCAGTTATAATCAAGTTATATGCTCCAGCTTTTAGAGAATTTATATGAGAAAGCTTCTGAATTCTAATATGCTAAGgtgtataaattgattttaacttatgtgAGAAGTTTGTTTTatctcttgttttcttttcctgtAAGTGTTTGTTGAGAAGTTTACTTA
The nucleotide sequence above comes from Glycine soja cultivar W05 chromosome 11, ASM419377v2, whole genome shotgun sequence. Encoded proteins:
- the LOC114375488 gene encoding phosphatidylinositol 4-phosphate 5-kinase 6-like produces the protein MNKELTSFVKAWEAAVRKSAGPKRRANSIFTPMSVAHVDDDDDATRNVVGEVEKILPNGDFYTGQWLDNNGPHGQGKYLWTDGCMYVGEWQKGGIMGKGRFSWPSGATYEGDFKGGYMDGKGTFIGSSGDTYKGCWVMELRHGQGTQSYPNGDFYDGEWRKGLQNGHGRYQWKNGNHYIGQWRNGLFHGNGTMMWSNGNRYDGCWEEGLPKGNGTFRWGGDGSFYVGVWSKDPKEQNGTYYPSGSCAGHLEWDPQELFSLDLVECSVCGLEKVAIYPSHKSLNMLEGDNKMCKKGTDGTGRTRRMSVDARISNYSSEDGSYSSYNGSRSSQVDNSIPRVPHLRLKAPKRQGETISQGHKNYELMLNLQLGIRHAVGRPAPSTSLDLKSSAFDPKEKVWTKFPPEGSKHTPPHQSCEFRWKDYCPVVFRALRKLFKVDPADYMLSLCGNDALRELSSPGKSGSFFYLTNDDRYMIKTMKKSEVKVFLRMLPGYYKHVRAFENTLVTKFFGLHCVKLTGTAQKKVRFVIMGNLFCSQYPIHRRFDLKGSTFGRTTDKPESEIEPTTTLKDLDLNYIFRLRKSWFQEFCRQVDRDCDFLEHERIMDYSMLVGLHFRGMSCGDNVTPSGHSPGPQTPTGHGNFDDGAPRLSGVDVDHLVVDPNRWIQLGISMPARAEMTVRKSCDTPQLVGEPTGELYEIIIFFGIIDILQDYDISKKLEHAYKSFQYDPTSISAVDPRLYSKRFRDFIFRVFVED